One segment of Purpureocillium takamizusanense chromosome 7, complete sequence DNA contains the following:
- a CDS encoding uncharacterized protein (EggNog:ENOG503P0QK~COG:B~TransMembrane:2 (o307-325i352-372o)) translates to MDVPLLHHPHSYQQQQQQHHHHHHHHHHHTTTSGGTPTAAAGAAAAGSSAAAGGPSTAGAGAGAAVLTPNSATSPSTTIPSPASASYPRSQDGGRYDYGVDSGQEGPVPADGPPKKKQKRNKPTLSCHECVERKTKCDRGRPHCLACIKRQTECRYAHVANLLEETSRSVANGRRMTKPPKKKPVADGKLSIPNIADRGAIVDHDASSRGAVALSLGLLSHVPYSVTGASNVFGIGSEHPFANYWTCEGGLPEVISVLPDKIQADILLARYFECVDPVYPMIHRQTFYADYEHFWQLNAPERNKTDAAFVGLIFVMLALGTQFVTSTSPKERKQTAEFYASASNQALRMSSYLSTASLSSIQAMVLLTYFLINDNHASDGWAFAGILIRQAYAMGLHRDPNIVTPNANPFEKQQRRKVWQAVLLQDTFLTVLLSLPPSATHTDVSVEDLLDDSASIASSDPMDTAYIRGSWMLANLVQETICSPRSLDLPICATARHKSKLVADFRAVYRSFPDVFRSWDAYSLTRLAATNKRIIRQTLFLTSNYFHNLMLVHASECPDVPVNVRGTLEAAHDAISAFFLLFSLLESEARVWWVFQHRAFLEALCIGNVLREVTREPRGKDLLLRDPLFVRAKADISRMIQIMQLMDEEGGVSLTRVSLLSEYLE, encoded by the exons ATGGACGTGCCGTTGCTGCATCACCCGCACAgctaccagcagcagcagcagcagcaccaccaccaccaccaccaccaccaccaccacaccaccaccagcggcggcacccccaccgccgccgccggtgctgctgctgccggctcttctgctgccgctggtggcccatccaccgccggcgccggcgccggcgccgccgtcctcacGCCGAATTcggccacctcgccctcgacgactaTTCCGTCGcctgcctcggcctcgtACCCCCGCTCACAGGACGGCGGCAGATACGACTATGGTGTCGACTCGGGCCAAGAAGGCCCAGTACCCGCTGACGGgccgcccaagaagaagcagaagcgcAACAAACCCACATTGTCCTGCCACGAGTGCGTCGAGCGCAAGACCAAG TGCGATAGGGGGCGGCCACATTGCCTAGCTT GCATCAAAAGGCAGACGGAATGTCGATATGCTCACGTTGCGAATCTGCTCGA AGAGACCTCGAGGTCGGTGGCCAATGGCCGTCGCATGACGAAAccgcccaagaagaagcctgTGGCAGATGGCAAGTTGTCAATTCCAAACATTGCCGACAGGGGCGCCATCGTTGATCATGATGCATCGTCGCGCGGTGCTGTTGCGCTTTCCCTCGGACTTCTGTCACACGTACCGTATTCAGTAACAGGAGCCAGCAACGTTTTCGGTATTGGGTCCGAGCATCCATTCGCAAACTATTGGACATGCGAAGGGGGCCTTCCCGAGGTCATTTCGGTTTTGCCCGACAAGATACAGGCCGACATCTTGTTGGCACGTTATTTCGAGTGCGTCGACCCGGTGTACCCAATGATCCACCGGCAAACGTTTTACGCCGACTACGAGCACTTTTGGCAGTTGAACGCGCCGGAGAGGAACAAGACAGATGCCGCCTTTGTCGGCCTCATTTTCGTCATGCTTGCTCTCGGCACTCAGTTTGTgacatcgacgtcgcctAAAGAGCGCAAGCAGACGGCGGAGTTCTACGCTTCAGCCAGCAATCAGGCCTTGCGCATGTCCTCATACTTGAGCACAGCGTCACTTAGCTCCATTCAGGCCATGGTCCTTCTGACGTACTTCCTCATCAATGACAACCATGCGTCGGATGGCTGGGCCTTCGCCGGAATCCTCATTCGGCAAGCATACGCGATGGGGCTGCACCGGGATCCCAACATAG TGACGCCCAACGCAAACCCGTTCGAGAAGCAGCAGAGGAGGAAAGTGTGGCAGGCCGTTCTCTTGCAGGACACGTTTCTCACCGTGTTACTGTCCCTTCCACCATCAGCAACACACACCGATGTGTCGGTGGAGGATTTGTTGGACGACAGTGCCTCCATTGCCAGTAGTGACCCGATGGATACGGCGTATATCCGGGGCTCATGGATGCTGGCGAATCTGGTGCAGGAAACAATCTGTTCACCACGATCGCTAGACCTTCCCATATGTGCAACGGCGAGGCACAAGTCGAAACTTGTCGCCGACTTCCGTGCAGTGTACAGATCGTTCCCTGACGTTTTCCGGTCCTGGGACGCGTACAGCCTGACGAGACTTGCAGCGACCAACAAGCGAATCATCCGGCAAACTCTGTTCCTGACCAGCAACTACTTCCACAACCTCATGTTGGTTCACGCGTCTGAATGCCCGGACGTGCCTGTCAATGTGCGGGGGacgctggaggcggcgcatgATGCCATAAGTGCATTCTTCTTGCTTTTCAGTCTTCTGGAGTCGGAGGCGCGCGTCTGGTGGGTGTTCCAGCACCGCGCATTCCTCGAAGCGCTGTGCATCGGCAACGTCTTGCGTGAGGTAACCAGGGAACCCAGAGGCAAGGACCTTCTTTTGCGGGATCCACTGTTTGTGAGAGCAAAGGCGGACATCT CGCGTATGATACAGATAATGCAACTGATGGACGAAGAGGGTGGTGTCAGTCTAACAAGGGTCAGCCTGCTAAGCGAGTATTTGGAGTGA
- a CDS encoding uncharacterized protein (SECRETED:SignalP(1-22~SECRETED:cutsite=TLA-RQ~SECRETED:prob=0.2788)~EggNog:ENOG503PYU7~TransMembrane:1 (n6-17c22/23o357-376i)), with amino-acid sequence MRRGDLYGAATASLLLAHATLARQARNAANDESVPTAFVTLDVPNKSKTTEALTFRLDVEQSNHACDQGNLRINGHRLNQTVNGGGQGIISRSGDTAVRANWLFSCLQSEKAPYDQAVSVTVYEVDGRPIEPAGFETFFRQRHPVSIVDVDGAAVVNRLHTLSIPQAGTQERPLTNGVYGQDKNEAEPRPTLATAVQDDIHSKVQELDLLRIQARRLGDLIFEKEQAIAQLLGKKPPVPSVKVDNCESIRCVLSYLSRKFKDATGTLGKDLAELKGFVADADDVRLPTPDDLNADFWREAQTDDDVEDENEPDVYEITNKDGSWEWEEEVVLTAEEVTALQEADRHAYRFHRRQPRLLTAIALAILAICSLSLWAIHHLHRRTRQASRNETQALGSTECQWSLRESCAERRARRQARKESVRAVVQGLLSRWKGARHDDLEKTVEEKAQDVEEGDTTMEEEIAQFREAAAMVGDIVAAEEGRARRSHQGQNAVDVGGDEADSPPSYESVSNESSVVANGFRYTPGSSPDNSDHRKSGGGSGW; translated from the exons ATGCGGCGAGGGGATCTTTACGGAGCTGCCACGGCATCGCTGCTGTTGGCACACGCCACACTGGCTAGGCAGGCTCGAAACGCCGCCAACG ACGAGTCTGTTCCCACAGCGTTCGTTACACTTGATGTTCCCAATAAAAGCAAGACGACTGAGGCGCTG ACTTttcgcctcgacgtcgagcagtCCAACCATGCTTGTGACCAGGGAAACCTGAGGATCAACGGTCACCGGCTCAATCAGACCGTTAACGGCGGTGGCCAAGGTATTATATCAAGGAGCGGCGATACAGCCGTCAGGGCGAACTGGCTCTTCAGCTGCCTCCAAAGCGAGAAGGCACCATATGATCAGGCCGTGTCGGTGACGGTGTATGAGGTTGACGGCCGCCCGATTGAACCTGCTGGCTTTGAGACGTTCTTCCGACAGCGGCATCCTGTATCGattgttgatgttgatggtgctgctgtcgtgAATCGGCTGCACACGTTGTCAATCCCCCAAGCCGGGACACAGGAACGCCCTCTGACAAACGGTGTCTACGGGCAGGACAAGAATGAAGCCGAGCCTCGTCCGACGCTCGCGACCGCCGTTCAAGACGACATTCACAGCAAAGTACAAGAACTCGATCTCTTGCGCATTCAGGCCCGTCGTCTGGGCGACCTGATTTTTGAGAAAGAACAAGCCATCGCCCAGCTCTTGGGGAAGAAACCCCCTGTGCCATCTGTCAAAGTTGACAACTGCGAAAGCATTCGCTGCGTCCTGTCGTATCTTTCAAGAAAGTTCAAGGATGCAACAGGTACCCTCGGGAAAGACTTGGCGGAGCTGAAGGGCTttgtcgccgacgcggatgATGTGCGGCTGCCAACGCCCGATGACTTGAATGCAGACTTTTGGCGAGAGGCTCAGACTGATGACGATGTTGAAGATGAGAATGAGCCAGATGTATACGAAATCACGAACAAGGACGGATCTTgggagtgggaggaggaagTAGTCCTGACGGCCGAGGAAGTGACTGCGTTGCAAGAAGCTGACCGCCACGCCTACCGAttccatcgtcgtcaaccacGA CTCCTCACAGCTATTGCATTAGCAATCCTGGCTatctgctctctctctctttggGCCATTCACCATCTCCATCGTCGGACCCGCCAAGCATCCCGAAATGAAACCCAAGCGCTGGGCTCTACCGAATGCCAATGGAGCCTCCGAGAGTCGTGCGCTGAgcgacgtgcccgccgccaggcccgcAAGGAATCCGTCAGAGCCGTTGTCCAAGGCCTTCTTTCCCGCTGGAAGGGCGCCAGGCATGACGACCTGGAGAAGACCGTAGAGGAGAAGGCCCAAGACGTGGAAGAGGGGGATACTACGATGGAGGAAGAGATTGCTCAATTCCGAGAGGCAGCGGCAATGGTTGGCGACATCGTCGCTGCTGAAGAagggcgagcacggcgaaGTCACCAAGGCCAAAACGCCGTCGATGTTGGAGGTGATGAGGCAGACAGTCCCCCATCGTACGAGAGTGTGTCAAACGAGTCGTCCGTTGTGGCAAACGGGTTCAGATATACTCctggctcgtcgcccgacaACTCAGACCATAGAAAAAGCGGTGGGGGGTCAGGTTGGTAG
- a CDS encoding uncharacterized protein (SECRETED:SignalP(1-19~SECRETED:cutsite=SSG-AP~SECRETED:prob=0.5769)), translating into MRLNAVAVVFVALMSVSSGAPAPLLGSNVGKSLVHSLHSKVAHWLCKMDKRKHHAMVHGKQYNCDDNIANGTADKPKNPGGDNSIGVTSNHGPNANSPGASPGGAPGGAPGGAPGGAPGGAPDAGADASAPM; encoded by the exons ATGcgcctcaacgccgtcgccgtcgtcttcgtcgccctgATGAGCGTCAGCTCAGGCGCTCCGGCTCCCTTGTTGGGCAGCAACGTTGGGAAGTCGCTCGTCCACTCGTTGCACAGCAAGGTTGCCCATTGGTTG TGCAAAATGGACAAGAGAAAACATCACGCCATGGTCCATGGCAAACAATATAATTGCGATGACAACATCGCGAACGGCACTGCCGACAAGCCCAAGAACCCCGGTGGTGACAATTCCATTGGGGTGACTAGCAATCACGGCCCCAACGCCAACAGTCCCGGTGCCTCTCCCGGTGGCGCTCCCGGTGGCGCTCCCGGTGGCGCTCCCGGTGGCGCTCCCGGCGGTGCTccagacgccggcgccgatgcctcCGCGCCCATGTAG
- a CDS encoding uncharacterized protein (COG:E~EggNog:ENOG503NZB6), with protein sequence MSENKRKMARGELYHALTPELVAERTRCKTALRAYNALAGVAPRRELVRLWREVVGDTTAMPTELPDAAADEAQFDDEPLVEAPVFMDYGTQVKLGKGVFINAYSTWVDTCTITVGARTLFGPHVSLYSGMHPLDPELRDGTRGPESGKPINIGEDCWIGGNVTILAGITVGRGATVGAGSVVTKDVPPFHVVAGNPARVIRKIKTSMDPEQSAKQAQCDSQGSELPMASMS encoded by the exons ATGTCCGAGAACAAGCGGAAGATGGCTCGCGGCGAGCTTTACCACGCGCTCACGCCGGAGCTTGTCGCCGAGCGCACAAGGTGCAAGACGGCGCTGCGTGCGTACaatgccctcgccggcgtggcgccgcggcgggagtTGGTCCGCCTCTGGAGAGA ggtcgtcggcgacacgACGGCCATGCCGACAGAGCTGCCggatgcggcggccgacgaggcgcagtTCGACGACGAACCGCTGGTTGAGGCGCCCGTCTTCATGGACTACGGAACCCAGGTGAAGCTGGGCAAGGGCGTCTTCATCAACGCCTACTCGACGTGGGTCGACACGTGCACCATCACCGTCGGAGCGCGCACCCTCTTCGGTCCGCACGTCTCGCTGTACAGCGGTATGCACCCGCTGGAcccggagctgcgcgacggcacGAGGGGGCCCGAGTCGGGCAAGCCCATCAACATTGGCGAGGACTGCTGGatcggcggcaacgtcaCCATTCTAGCCGGTATCaccgtcggccgaggcgcgacCGTGGGAGCGGGTAGTGTCGTCACCAAG GACGTGCCGCCTTtccacgtcgtcgcgggTAACCCGGCGCGCGTCATCCGCAAGATCAAGACCTCCATGGACCCCGAGCAGAGCGCAAAGCAGGCGCAGTGCGACAGCCAAGGATCAGAGCTTCCCATGGCGAGCATGTCGTAA
- the scn1 gene encoding Cut9-interacting protein scn1 (BUSCO:EOG09262X01~COG:L~EggNog:ENOG503NY4H), translating into MCEHDTDGRHEASSSQAPPPANADESFPWRLAVCDAHCHPTDTMAALESQLPSMRACVLAIMATRSQDQQLVADVASRFRPGPPPLEAPSPSSCCKVVPAFGWHPWFSHQLYDDTGTGPKNTTTYAQPPEGADAKALQDAKRMHYRAVLTPPPDDDAFIVALPTPSPLSSFLSASSDRLKSFPDASLVGEIGIDRAFRLPRDWDPAITSLRDQELTPGGREGRLLSRHRVCMPHQQAILRAQLRLAGELGRPVSVHGVQAPGILYDTVSACWKGHQRHIPSRRERRMIAPGAEDQDSDSDSSNREGGKPYPPRICLHSYSGTVEVLNQWMNPTNPSRVYVSFSSAVNLSTDAGRAKFPDVVRAVPDDRVLVESDLHMAGPGMDAALEDMYRRVCDAKGWTLEEGIRTIAQNFEYFIFGKGRR; encoded by the coding sequence ATGTGCGAGCACGACACCGACGGCCGGCAtgaggcgtcgtcgtcccaggcgccgccgcccgccaacgcGGACGAGTCGTTCCCCTGGCGCCTCGCCGTGTGCGATGCCCACTGCCATCCTAccgacaccatggccgccctcgaaTCTCAGTTGCCCTCGATGCGCGCCtgcgtcctcgccatcatggccacccGCTCTCAGGACCAGCAGCTCGTTGCCGACGTGGCTTCCCGCTtccggcccggcccgccacCTCTCGaggcgccgtctccgtcttcaTGTTGCAAGGTCGTGCCCGCCTTCGGATGGCACCCCTGGTTCTCCCACCAGCTGTACGACGACACTGGCACTGGCCCCAAAAACACGACTACATACGCACAGCCCCCGGAAGGTGCCGATGCTAAGGCTCTCCAAGATGCGAAGCGGATGCACTACCGCGCCGTCCTCACCCCTccacccgacgacgacgccttcaTCGTCGCTCTGCCTACGCCGTCCCCGCTCTCTTCCTTCCTCTCTGCTAGCAGTGACCGCCTCAAGTCCTTCCCCGATGCCTCCCTTGTTGGTGAGATTGGCATTGATCGCGCCTTTCGCCTGCCACGGGATTGGGACCCGGCCATCACGTCACTAAGGGATCAAGAACTCACACCGGGGGGTCGTGAAGGCCGCCTCCTGAGCCGTCACCGCGTCTGCATGCCGCACCAACAGGCCATTCTCCGTGCccagctgcggctggccggTGAATTGGGCCGGCCCGTCAGCGTCCACGGCGTGCAGGCCCCCGGCATCCTGTACGACACCGTTTCGGCCTGCTGGAAGGGTCACCAGCGCCATATCCCCTCCCGCCGTGAGAGACGCATGATTGCCCCAGGTGCCGAGGACCaggactcggactcggactcCTCGAATCGTGAGGGCGGCAAGCCGTACCCTCCAAGAATCTGTCTTCATTCTTATAGCGGTACTGTCGAGGTCCTGAACCAGTGGATGAACCCAACCAACCCAAGCCGTGTCTATGTCTCGttctcgtcggccgtcaATCTCAGCACCGATGCGGGGCGAGCCAAGTTCCCCGACGtcgtccgcgccgtgccCGACGATCGCGTGCTAGTTGAAAGCGACTTGCACATGGCCGGCCCCGGCATGGACGCAGCCCTTGAAGACATGTACCGTCGGGTCTGCGATGCCAAGGGCTGGACGCTCGAAGAGGGAATCCGGACAATAGCCCAGAACTTTGAGTACTTCATCTTCGGCAAGGGTAGACGATGA
- a CDS encoding uncharacterized protein (EggNog:ENOG503P6EM~TransMembrane:2 (i7-28o34-57i)) has translation MALLNPVYAFMVPFLFIVTAPLALFAGITTTLAFSVLILRVLIVYLDIALSLVPSYFKRHQHHPHPRHDGAAAPRGVSPAATSSSAHSVADYASPPTPTQQQVPLFRRRRRRPSSATSIVSAGSSTPSGNVDAGLGLVPSVGAERDFEGIGGWRSGKDGDDDDDNAWTTINSRFEFPYARSHHNRTPSGGAWPPTPGDSGVLMMKSRRSGSPDSRHSSKGPASPNSSRARTPSASRVATAITMGHGDSYFPLAMSPAASKKVPGQPA, from the coding sequence ATGGCCCTGCTCAACCCCGTCTACGCCTTCATGGTGCCGTTCCtcttcatcgtcaccgcccccctcgccctcttcgccggcATCACAACCACCCTCGCCTTCTCCGTCCTCATCCTGCGCGTCCTCATTGTCTATCTCGACATCGCACTGTCTCTGGTCCCGTCTTACTTCAAGAggcaccagcaccatccTCACCcccgccacgacggcgccgccgccccccgagGCGTCTCTCccgcggccacgagcagcagcgcccacAGTGTCGCCGACTACGCCAGCCCGCCTACGCCcacccagcagcaggtccCCTTGTTCAGGAGaaggcgccgtcggcccagcagcgccaccagcaTCGTGTCCGCGGGCTCGAGCACCCCGTCTGGCAACGTGGACGCGGGCCTGGGGCTCGTGCCCAGCGTCGGCGCTGAGCGCGACTTTgagggcatcggcggctggcgctccggcaaggacggcgatgacgacgacgacaatgccTGGACCACCATCAACTCGCGCTTCGAGTTCCCCTACGCCCGCAGTCATCACAACCGCACCCCGTCCGGCGGTGCGTGGCCGCCAACCcccggcgacagcggcgttCTCATGATGAagtcgcggcgcagcggcagccccgACTCGCGCCACTCGAGCAAAGGCCCGGCCTCTCCCAacagctcgcgcgcgcgcacgccgtcTGCATCTCGCGTGGcaaccgccatcaccatggGTCACGGCGACAGCTACTTCCCcctggccatgtcgccggcTGCCTCCAAAAAGGTGCCGGGACAGCCCGCCTGA
- the spc24 gene encoding putative kinetochore protein spc24, variant 2 (COG:S~EggNog:ENOG503P1JU) — MDWRAQLIHHTINNFNIQPDKLAVARVTESLSTLQQARDLRVRDAEAALRKLSRQLATLASQHDDVAAAHSSPADHASHIATLDTRKFRTAKAASDAEVEAERLASRAADLAARLQELDLQGVEGDLGSGRASAADGSRRGRDPVDDEVLLRLKVYRSLGIDIERDGRDGEWSRAVVRNDRKGDVHVVNMDKKFSRFFYANYFWQTL, encoded by the coding sequence ATGGACTGGCGCGCGCAGCTCATCCACCACACCATAAACAACTTCAACATCCAGCCGGacaagctcgccgtcgcgcgcgtcACCGAGTCGCTGTCGACGCTCCAGCAGGCGCGCGACTTGCgggtgcgcgacgccgaggccgcgctgcgcaagctctcgcggcagctggcgacgctcgcctcgcagcacgacgacgtggccgccgcgcactcgtcgcccgcggaCCACGCCTCGCACATCGCCACGCTCGACACGCGCAAATTCCGCACCGCAAaggccgcctccgacgccgaggtcgaggccgagcgcctcgcctctcgcgccgccgacctcgccgcccgcctccaggagctcgacctgcagggcgtcgagggcgacctcggcagcggcagggcctccgccgccgacggcagccgccgggggagggaccccgtcgacgacgaggtgctgctgcgcctcaAGGTCTATCGCAGCCTGGGCATCGACATTGAGCGCGACGGTCGCGACGGCGAGTGGTCGCGGGCCGTCGTCCGAAACGACCGCAAGGGGGATGTCCACGTCGTCAATATGGACAAGAAGTTCTCGCGCTTCTTTTACGCAAACTATTTTTGGCAGACCCTGTGA
- the spc24 gene encoding putative kinetochore protein spc24 (COG:S~EggNog:ENOG503P1JU) produces the protein MLLAEDPATLIHHTINNFNIQPDKLAVARVTESLSTLQQARDLRVRDAEAALRKLSRQLATLASQHDDVAAAHSSPADHASHIATLDTRKFRTAKAASDAEVEAERLASRAADLAARLQELDLQGVEGDLGSGRASAADGSRRGRDPVDDEVLLRLKVYRSLGIDIERDGRDGEWSRAVVRNDRKGDVHVVNMDKKFSRFFYANYFWQTL, from the exons ATGttgctcgccgaggacccCGCAACT CTCATCCACCACACCATAAACAACTTCAACATCCAGCCGGacaagctcgccgtcgcgcgcgtcACCGAGTCGCTGTCGACGCTCCAGCAGGCGCGCGACTTGCgggtgcgcgacgccgaggccgcgctgcgcaagctctcgcggcagctggcgacgctcgcctcgcagcacgacgacgtggccgccgcgcactcgtcgcccgcggaCCACGCCTCGCACATCGCCACGCTCGACACGCGCAAATTCCGCACCGCAAaggccgcctccgacgccgaggtcgaggccgagcgcctcgcctctcgcgccgccgacctcgccgcccgcctccaggagctcgacctgcagggcgtcgagggcgacctcggcagcggcagggcctccgccgccgacggcagccgccgggggagggaccccgtcgacgacgaggtgctgctgcgcctcaAGGTCTATCGCAGCCTGGGCATCGACATTGAGCGCGACGGTCGCGACGGCGAGTGGTCGCGGGCCGTCGTCCGAAACGACCGCAAGGGGGATGTCCACGTCGTCAATATGGACAAGAAGTTCTCGCGCTTCTTTTACGCAAACTATTTTTGGCAGACCCTGTGA